The DNA sequence AAGCCCACCTCTCCTGGCCGGCGTTATAATCCGTGACGAGTTCGCTCCTGTGCATTTCCGTTTCCGCAAGACTCTGGGTCGTTCGATTTGCGACCTCCTTCAATGGGGTTCTTTGGTCAACAGGCGTATCGGTTTCACTTGATGACAGCTCGGTTTTATTAGCAATCTTGTGATCTCGAGGCGATGAGTTCAGCAACATGACAGGTTCACGACCTCTTCGACTCATTTCATCAGTTTTAGATTTCCCTGTCTCTGTGCTTTCGTCGCTATCGAGAAGAATTAGTCTGTGATTGTCTTGACTCTTCTTCATTCTACTTCGTAACACTCTCCCGCTTTCCGCCTCGATTCTCTCTTTTCCAACCAAGGTCTTTCCTGGAGACACTTCCTCAACTGTTGGCTTCAGTTCTTTGCGCTTCTTCATCTTtacattttcaagattttcGTTGACTTTTCGCTTTTTTCGTTCCGCCTTTTCCGTGCCCTTGGAGGTCTCCTGCCACTTGGAGAATATTCCATTCGATTTCAGTTCCGCAATTTTATCATCACCCGTCAAATCTTGGCATAGTAGTTGTCCTTTATTCTGCAATTGAGATAAttcagttattttcatttccttgtcCTCTTCATTCTGCCCAGCAGTTTCCGCTCCTCTTTCgtcatttttttctagttGCCCCTTATTGGGTTCTTCAGCACAAGCTAGTTCTTCCCCCCTGGGCAAATCTTCTTTAGAGATCTCCTTCAGCGATGTAGAGCTTTCAGCGATCAAAGCCAGTGCATCCCTCACATCTACTTGTTCGGTGAAATTCGCTTCACAAGTACACtctgatattttcttttcctcccCAGACACACTCGTTTCTTGATTAACTTCGTCAATTCTTCGGACACCTTCCTTATTCGTTCGATTACATGTATCTGCCAACGAAGTTAATTGTTCCACTTGCGTCTCAGCGTCAACGGTTAGGGAATCGACTTGTGCCATTGTCGAGGCGTGTTCGACCCTCACGCATGCTTGAATTGCCTTTGTCTAatgatttaaaataaaatgaaacaataaaaaagatcTCGGCTGTATTGTATCGAATGGAATTTGGGGGTACGGGATTTGCATGTAGTTTCTTCGGGTTCCCGTTTTGATCACTGCCTAGTCTGTCTTCGGTGTCCCGATTTGAGGGACTAACAGTGTTTTCGGTGGTCCCGAATTCAGCTTCACCCTAATTTGTAACGAGAGCCAATTGGTGGAAAATGGATGCAACCTCAAAATATTGCTTCTTAGATCCTTAAGCAAATTGTTTCTAAGTTTTAGCCAGTCATTTAATCGTCCATCTTGGGATATGCACACAGGAAAGTCGCGGGACCAATTCTGCGTCAAACATTTTCAACAGCCAACACTCACCTTTACGACTACATTCTTTTTCCGTAATTCCATCCGAAGATCTTCTGCCTGTTTGAGTGTTTCTCGGTGTTTCTCCTGTAAAGAGAAAGGGTAAACCAGTTATCTCTCTTTAACTAGTTCTCCAGACCCTTACCAAACTATCCCTGGATTAGAATTTATTTCTAAAAAAACTGCGGCGCTTCATCGGAGGAGaaatgaaacactaaaatttcgTATCAATCGAGTTGATAAGCGTCAAATTTCCATGGTGAAGAAATAACGGAACAGACGTTTCAATcgttagcctttcgtcaggcacttatgtccagaaattcACGTAATTAAatgcatgctcaattttgataaacgtcacGAAGTCTAAGCGTAATCCACCGCGTTGTAACCTTAGGGTTAGCGTTTGTGTTGTCTTTTAGGCTGGGATTAGTTTTATGTTTATGTCTCCTTGGGGAAAagagttaggaggacacttcatgacctttattCTAAGTATTTCTTGccagaagtgatggtgaagtttacGAGAAAGGCGAGCGGACACTTGCATCTAAATACGCGCATACTAGACATAACtgttcgtcagagcgaaaaatAGTCTCTCGGACGAGGGACTAACGAGCCAAACGCAACTGAGTTTCGTAATCTTTCAGCGGTAGTAATTTGACACTTGTTACCCTAAGCTAGACACGTTACAATTTGTGAATGGCTTGATATATAAACAAACTGAATGCAGGCAGTTCTCGCTACGCTTGCACTGCAAAAGGAGACGCAGGTTGTGATGACTCCAGACTCAGTTCTGGATTGAAATGTCATCCATCTTATCGCCCAAACCCACGAAGAACGGGCATGGCTGGTGACACAGACGTCAGAATTCGTATCGTTCTGATGCCCCTTCTTGGCAGGTTTGGGAGAGAAGATGGATGCCATTTCAGACCAATTGCATTCAAGAATTCcacaagttatttttttacgtTTAAATCTTCCCTAAGGCATTGGGGAAGGGATGTTGCAAGACAAATTTTCACATAGAGTTTCTCATGTATTTCTTGGCCCAACAGGTCCGAGAAAAAGTAAGCTTCATGGTTGAAAACTACCTTTTTTGGGAAAAGGAATTAATTGCTTTTATAACAAGGCCAACAATTTTGGTTGCCAGATGGTATTTCCTCTGTCAGTTTGTCACTGATGCTTTTTCCTAAGAGCATTCCTTATTGTAAGTATTAAAGAAAGCATTTCAATTCGCAGAAATCAAAATATTCATAATCTCAGGTCAACAACGATTATAAACTTTCATGATTACTTGTGTTGCAAGCGTTTCCCTGATCGGAGACGTCGTGCCACAGTTATGAGCGCTATGTTTTACAGCAGTTATCAGAAACACACCACGCCCCTCGACGACATTTTTACATAttcgaaaataaaattttggtgGCGTCAATCAAATGCTTCTATGACGAATTCAACTGTCGCCAAGAGAACAGGAGTGTCGTCATGGAAACATTTGATTGACGTCCCCCTAAATTTTACTTTCGGATATGAAAAAGAGTCATTGAGGGGTGCGTCTGCTCATAACCGCTGTAAAAATACGAGGACGGGAACAGTTTCGAAAGAAagtgtggtgctgcgtcggtgggagattGCTAAACAAGAACTGCGTTTATCAACTGAGGCGTtggtaatttaaattttaccaccgtacaaagtttgaaaaacatgggctgacgtttcgagcgttggcccttctTCGAAGCGAAtggaggaattgtgggttgtgttAGGTTATAAAGGGGAGGATGGAGTTACGCTGTTGGTTGAAACCTGTTGACGTAAAAGgagataaacaaagaaatagagtgaaaaaggtaaacaaaagtaaattggTTAAATGAGAGACGTTCGTTTATGCCATGCGGGTTGAGGatgccgatttgaaaaatgaatctctGTTCCAgagttttgcggctttctgtgctGCCATTGAGCAATGAAGGGCCGCAGGTGGCCATGTGCGACGTAGAATGTTGTGGAAGGTTAAAGTGTCGGGCTATTGGTTTAGATGCGTCCTTGCCATCTTTCTCAACATCGCGGAGGTGTTCGCGAAACGGTCGCCTAGTCGTCTTCCTGTCTCGCCAATGTACGGCTTCTTGCAAAAGGTACAGGTAATGCAATAAATGACATAACTGGAGGTAGACGAGAAACGATCAGTGATCTGAATGGATCGTTTAGGTCCCGATATCCTGTCAGTGTTGAGAATcaaaggacaagttttgcaacgTGCGCAAGCGCACTGAAATGTACCGGGTTGGTGATCAGTTTGAAGTGCGCTTCTGACGAAGTTACTTATGTTTTTGTCGCGTTGTATGAGGTGAGTAGAGGTTGTGAGAAGATAGTGGCAGTTTCAGGGTCGTTTCTGGAGTAGTCACGGTTTTCTCGAGGATGATGTTTTTGACAGCAAGATTGTCGGGGTGAAAAGTAAGGGTGAATGGGATTCTCTCATTCTTTTCCTAATGTAACGTTTGTCTTGGGCGCGGAGGAAGCCCTCCTGTATAGCAGAGGCAGGATAGCcacgtttttcaaaaaactgGCACATCTTTGTGGCTCTACTGAAATAATCCGAGTTGTAACTGCGGAGTTGCCGAAGTCTAAGAAACAGAGAATACGGGATGGctttttaaacatttactggatGTGAGGATGAGTGCAACAAATAACTGTGAGAATCTCTGggtttgtaataaaaactagtGGAAAGACTGTTGCCATTGATAGAAATTTCAATGTCTAAAAATGCGAGTGAAATTTTCCGTGATTTTCTGGGTATTTTTAAGGGCCCGGCGGAGGAAAAGAATTAACCGAAGCGATAAAACGATCGAGTTCTACCTGCGAGAAGGAAGAGGCACCGATACAGTCGTCAATGTAACGACCATAGAGTTCAGGTTTAGGGCCGTTGTACTGGCTGAAAAATTTGGGCTCACTGAAACCTTCGAAAAGCTTAGCGTAGCTGGGTCTCATTCTAGAGCGCATGGCTACACCGTTGGTTTGTTTGCAGAAAGTATCACCGAATGTAAAACAGTTGAGAGTTCGGCTAGGTGAAGTAACGTTTCCGAGCTAGGTTCTTTGACAACGTGTTGATCGAAAAAATGTTTAAGAGCCAGAAGACTTTCCTCTTTTAGGAATAACAGTGTAAGCGATTTATGTCCAtggtgaaaataaatttttgttcgCCGTAAAAATTAAGGTCATGGAAAATTCCGAGAGCATGCTGACTGTCGTTAATGTGCGAAGGTAATGATTTGACAATGGGCGCCATAATTTTGTCTAAGATTTCGGTAGAGCAACTGTATGCCAGTATGCGGATACTTTAGGCCGACCTGGATGGTTTTCTTTGTGAATTTCGGTAAAAAGAAGATGCATGAAGTTCGAGGAGTGTTGACGATAAGATTAGTGGCGGtaagtaataatttttgtttggcTATAAGGTCTCGCATGGTGtctttgacaatgttttgcTTGGTTGAAACGTAGCCTAAGGCAAAGAATGAGAGAATTCCATTCATCCTTACTTTTCACCCCAACAATTGTGCTGTCAAAAACATCATCCTCAAGAATTTTAAACTACTTCTGAACGACTCCGAAACTGCCACTATCTTCTCACATGCAATCTCCACTCACCTCAtacaaacgcgacaaaaacatAAGTAACTTCTTCTTCAGAAGCACACTAAAAACTGATGACCAACGAGGTAATTTTCAGTGCGCTCACGCAcgttgcaaaacttgtcctCTCATTCTCAACAGTGACAAGATATCGGGACCTAAACGATCCATTCAGATCACTGATCGTTTCTCCTCTACCTCCATTAATGTTATTTATTGCCCCACCTGCACCTTTTGCAGGAAGACGACTAGGCGAACGTTTTCGCGAACACCTCCACGATGTGGAGCCATCCAAACCAGTAACCCGACACTTCAACCTTCCACAACATTTTACTTCACACAAGGCCATCTGCGGCCCTTTCTTGCTCAATGGCGGCAcggaaagccgcaaaaatctggaacagaaattcatttttcaaatcggcatCCTCAACCCCCACGGCATAAACGAACGTCTCTCatttaaacaatttattttcGTTTACCTCTTTCActgtatttctttgtttatctcCTTTTACGTCAACAGGTTTCAACCAACAGCGTAACTCCATCCTCCCctttaaggcctggctaaactaggaaacattgttgcggaaacattgttgcggatgcacatgtttcccagttttgccgcgcgggaaacatgtgttgcggaaacaaattttgctgctcggaaaacaaaaattgtttttgcctgtagtcaaaaacatttttgcttcccagacacaaattttgcgtccgaaacatatgtttcccagtttagccaccccgggaaacataacaagaaacattgtttccgcaacaatgtttcctagtttagccaggcctttataACCCACAATTTTCCTCCATTCGCTCCGATGAAGAGCCagcgctcgaaacgtcagctcatgtttttcaaactttgtacggtggtaaaatttaaattatcaacGCCTCAGTTGATAAACCCCATTTTACGTTTTCACAGTTTGCTTATTTCACCTGCCAAtcgtttattttctcttgcagTGAATTCTCTCGTTGAAACGCGACATTTATCTGCTcctccattttcttttccatttcctCCCTAAACCTTTCTTCCAGTCTCTCCTTCTCCAAGTCATGGAGAGCTCTCTCTTCCTATAGTGGAAACCAGAGAAGGATTAGGTTATTATAAAGCAGCTGACTGCAAtcaaaagcaagcaaaggtTTCCTTTcaatgacgtttacggcaaacggcaagacgaaattttctctttgccaaaacaaggagaaacttAAGTTCCTTTCTTGCCTGTTACCTAGATCTATCGAGTAATttctcaaaagagtgagaCAAGTTCAAAAACGTAAATTTCCATGCTTTTCTGACACGCGGCTGCCTAcggtttgccgtaaacgtcatgcttaacctctcgAACATTTCTCTCCTTCGAGCAGAGGTGTCATCAAAACACCATTTTAAAGGACAACTGTAGGCCAGTCAACAAGCTGCTGGTAGATTTTTTGCAAGGTGTTTTTGCCCTATTTTACTGTGAAAACAGCTGGTGAATTACTTATGCCAGGCTGCCTTTAATGAACAGCCCTCGGCTCCTAAGGGTAGGGAAAACCATAACTCCATTCCTAAGggaattatttgttttctaaaagaaaaaatgagaaaatggAAAGAGAGGGAGCGGATCTAAGCATTAGCCATGAGTTCTCTCTACTTGCAAACTACTGCTACCAGTAGAAATTCTTCTTATAAAGGGTAGTGATATaacattgcaaaaattaatgtgcaaATGTGGTTCAGTTATCTCAAAAATTCCACGCGGTCATTTTGACACAATGAGAAAATGCTTGTTTTTAATCATACCACCCTCAAATGGACTTAAAGAGAAAGTACAAACAACCTATTATGGTAGTTTATTATTACATTACTTATTTCCTACTACAATACATCTTCTACTCTCGTTCTCTCAAGAGCCAAGCAAACTGGCCACTGAGTATTAACTGAAAGGCTAATTTCCTGGAGTAATTCGAGTTACCGTTGCTctattgcgaaaaaaaaaaaagaaaaaaattccattctTACCTCCAATGCATTTTGAGCGGTTTGTAACTGTGCGGTTGCATTCTTCAATTCACTTGACAAAGATGTCAACTGCTCCTGTTGGCCAAAGACAGGGAACACTCAATTAAGACCAGTCTcaaattgattttttattttttttgaacTTCCAAAAATACGCAAGATCACTGGAGATAAAAGCCTTTGAATCGTTTCACATAAATCAATCATATATACCTGAAGTTCGAATTCATGCTGtcttattttcttcttgaCACGATTATTCTTCCGTATAACTTCCTCTTTAAACAACAGCTCCACTTCTACAATAGATCTTTTACATAAAAGCGTGTCCTGAAAAACCCGCAACTTGGATTTCTCATACTCAGCCTCTAATATTTTCAATACATCAGAATAACACATTTCTTCCCCGTGTATGAAATTCTCCGCCATCTTGTAGTTTGTTTCAAGATTCAAACGATTTTATTGTGAGTGCTGATTGGCTAACATTTCCGGTACACTGAATAATGATTGGACGATAGGGAACACTGCTTGAAGTAATTATAGAAGGCGCATAACATTAAACAATAAAGATGGTGGCTGACAAAGGACTTGGTCCATTCTTCATCGTTTTTATCGTTTTTCACGTGATTGTACCGTTTTCATCAGTAAATACTCTTGACAATGGATTAGCGTTGACACCGCCAAGTTAGTAGACGaatcttgcaattttttgctCGAATTCCGGTACACAAAACGAATGTAGATGCTGCAAGGAAAactttttctccttgttttttatttttactttagGGTGTTTAACTTTATATCATTTTTATATAACATTTGCCAATTGGCATATTatgtagggcatgaagttcccggtgttgtggctgcctTTGTGAAAGTGTagcaggtccacatcagctaATAGCTGCCAAAGACTCAACCTGCTCaatcaaataaaagaaagaaagaaagatgtAGTGCTTAAAATCTGTTAGTTTGGCAGTTGCACATTTGTCAGGTCCCAGTTTtctaacaataatgatgatggtGACGATGACGAAATCATAATAgcacaatttttttggcagTGGGGTGGATGGCTTGGGAAAGATTTCGTTGCAACATTGACTGCAAGAATGACCCAGAGAATTGTGTCAGGTGTGTTTTATAACCATGGAAAGGTTGGTAATGTGACCCACCTTACTCATGAACATAGTAACTGTCCATAGAACCAAGTAAGAGTAGAGTGGATGTTGAGGATATGATGATAATTCTTCATCTCGGTTTATAGTAGTTTTGACTGGTTAGTTATTTTCCCAGCACGTAACTTATTATTGATCAATTTTTgcttacaataattatcaattattattttttcatggttAGAGAGTATTggtcgagttatggatgcaagttggaggttgctaagcatgAAAGAAGTGTAAGAGTCGCATTTGAGTGGTTAGCAACTTGCCAAGGGCATCCATGACTTGATGGACACAGGAGCTAGtcacaaattatttattattatcaaatgCTTTACAACAATCATTGTTTTATAATATTGTCatcattttatcaaaattaatcttATAGTTTCTCCAAATCCATTGAAAGCTTAtagacatgcatttcaatggcttcattgcatGATCAGCATGCATCCATAAGATTGTGGAACACTGATGATATAAGCAAATTGCTTGGCTCAAAAATTGTGTGCCCTTGATGACCATGATGTTATTTAGACCAGAGCACAGATACACATTAGTTTAGGGTGGATTCACGTGACCTaattccggaataagaatactGAAGTTACACCTATGAGAATGTTGATGCTATGGCAATACAAACGAGAAATTCAGCTTCGTTTCCGGTCAAAATGTTAATATACATATATCTTCTTAAATTTACTTCAAGAGAAAAATCTGGAGATTATTCTGCTTATTCTTATTACAGAATAGGGTCAATTGAAAGCACCCTTAGCGATGTGGTGATGTTCAGCTTTGGTAACACTGTCATTTATACATGTAGTTGTTAGGGTTGGGGCTTACTCTAGATTACAGTTGATTGGAATCAACAAAAAGTTTACCTTGTTAAAACAATATGTACCTGCACTAAAGAATATTCACCTGGGCCTGGTTGTTTAAAAGCTGCTTAATGCTAATCCCAGATTAAAAGTTAACCAAGgagtttaattatttctctacTCTAAGGTGTTGTTCAGCGCTGATATTTGgcaaataatttacaatagaagaagtcaattttgacaaacaaaattaagtgaaaaaaaacgttcaccaaaaagttgaaaatatgaaacagaAGTTTACACTAATTCTGGATTAAGTTATTCAGCTTtcaaacaactgggccctggtaAAAAATAGGTCACCTGGTCAAAGAAATTTGAACCTAGTGTAAGAAATATTACCagacaaacatttttaagtAGTAGATCAAATATGAGTGGGAAATCTGTATGGGACTTTACAAAGGCGAGCCATCGCCAATGCCCATGTCAGATCAGATGCAAATATTTTATCGTActtgtaaaatgaaacaataggagaGATCTGTATCAAAATGAATACGAGTCTTATTAGCTGACTTGGagtctgtatcaaaagttaataaaggtaaaggtcacttttatttaacgtcggtagttccttcagtcccAACGAGACtgctatcaatggaagccgacggtgtGCCCTCTACCCCCCCCTGCCactgtcagtgctccgttttacgggtattcaaagctatagctacacggatcagaggaaagtcgaagcagacgttgaagtcactgaagatcgaaccggGGACCTCTCGCTcagaaagccgcgcactagccaCCTGAGCCATGACTGCTCCTGATTAATAACAGCAAATTTGTATCAATTGGGGTTTACAGAGGTGTGCATGTGACTCGAATACTGCCCATTGATTGGTCTTAACTCTTATGAACtgttaatgaattttacaaaaataattttacagcATATGCATTATTTAAACAGGGTGCATGCCCATTCATCTCATAGACTGTTGTCCACAGGGAGcctgtaaatttaaaagtgtttataacataaaattatatataaattaaTCATGTACTACAACTGATTTTTTTGTGGTTGTTATTAGTGAGAAGCTGTTTATACAAATGGCTGACCGCATTGCTGAAGATGGATACAAGGGGGCTGGTTATCAATATGTTTGTATTGATGTAAGTAAAGTGTTTGTCACAGGCAACAGCCCTTGGTTAATCATCAGGcaggacaaaaaaaagatgttattGAGCAACCATTTTCCTCCTCATTGAAAACTTTTCTTGAcataaaaattttgatttcaaaagtTTTAACAATAATGAAGGTGTGTGGTTTGTTCATAAGTTTTTGGTgtttgaagtgatatatgaaatgtttcatatattgaactgcgtatttgaaatcaagtaagctatgatcatcgcagttatgaacgcaatttaagcaattgtgtatagaagcctgaaaaagtcacgacttcaactgcgatgatcatagctaaCTTGATTTTTGGTGTTTGTTAGTCAACAATTATACCCGAGGAAAAGCTGAATGGAGTATTGACCTGTGGCCCTTGAGAGCTAATTAAAATGCAGGAATGCATTAGCCCACTAGTTGGTGAtattcataatattattattattattattattgatagcTAAGCAACTGTGCAGTTAGCATTAATAGATTGTTAATCACATTATTAACTCTCTTCAGGACTGTTGGTCATCGCCCAATCGCACAATAGTGAGTGATCTTCAGCCAGACCCTGAACGGTTTCCAAATGGAATTAAATACCTAGCAGATTATGTAAGTAAAATAGACATTGATAGAATGTAAGTTGTAAAGATAgattattaataataagtTTTTGTTAATAGCAACTCACGTCAGTGATAAAACTGAGTACTTCTGACAAAAGCCAAACCGAGtaatacatacatacatacatacgtAATTGACCACTCCCCACTGGAGTgggtgagcggtatggtattaaaaacgagtgaataaaaacgatttcaggttcttaacatgtaataatttgtttattacatattgcatgctttaaaaaaatcaagccaccaagttgaagtacaagaaagcattgataaaactgctaagcaattcttccccccaaagcaattcttcacgccaaatttgacgccaggcttcagctaaaatata is a window from the Acropora palmata chromosome 1, jaAcrPala1.3, whole genome shotgun sequence genome containing:
- the LOC141896866 gene encoding uncharacterized protein LOC141896866 isoform X2; its protein translation is MAENFIHGEEMCYSDVLKILEAEYEKSKLRVFQDTLLCKRSIVEVELLFKEEVIRKNNRVKKKIRQHEFELQEQLTSLSSELKNATAQLQTAQNALEEERALHDLEKERLEERFREEMEKKMEEQINVAFQRENSLQEKINDWQEKHRETLKQAEDLRMELRKKNVVVKTKAIQACVRVEHASTMAQVDSLTVDAETQVEQLTSLADTCNRTNKEGVRRIDEVNQETSVSGEEKKISECTCEANFTEQVDVRDALALIAESSTSLKEISKEDLPRGEELACAEEPNKGQLEKNDERGAETAGQNEEDKEMKITELSQLQNKGQLLCQDLTGDDKIAELKSNGIFSKWQETSKGTEKAERKKRKVNENLENVKMKKRKELKPTVEEVSPGKTLVGKERIEAESGRVLRSRMKKSQDNHRLILLDSDESTETGKSKTDEMSRRGREPVMLLNSSPRDHKIANKTELSSSETDTPVDQRTPLKEVANRTTQSLAETEMHRSELVTDYNAGQERWAFDTNRMRLGKAIMNECLHRGLEETSAGISPAEDKNAKCVEPETMKNRRANFCQNKHSKGKQGRRKEEENVVYDSGLQDYGAVKPNVNHLSSKSHEAKKRTKKQVILEERTDEALKENTDSDKRRAKKRKPTRSVRQKLASADQQPSTNGKTNTSSISDKTKKRKTLFNSRENSLVVSSTKDQISFENTKVSKDDNNSDIPPSLSAFLRSFIAPKLKKSF
- the LOC141896866 gene encoding uncharacterized protein LOC141896866 isoform X1, translating into MAENFIHGEEMCYSDVLKILEAEYEKSKLRVFQDTLLCKRSIVEVELLFKEEVIRKNNRVKKKIRQHEFELQEQLTSLSSELKNATAQLQTAQNALEEERALHDLEKERLEERFREEMEKKMEEQINVAFQRENSLQEKINDWQEKHRETLKQAEDLRMELRKKNVVVKTKAIQACVRVEHASTMAQVDSLTVDAETQVEQLTSLADTCNRTNKEGVRRIDEVNQETSVSGEEKKISECTCEANFTEQVDVRDALALIAESSTSLKEISKEDLPRGEELACAEEPNKGQLEKNDERGAETAGQNEEDKEMKITELSQLQNKGQLLCQDLTGDDKIAELKSNGIFSKWQETSKGTEKAERKKRKVNENLENVKMKKRKELKPTVEEVSPGKTLVGKERIEAESGRVLRSRMKKSQDNHRLILLDSDESTETGKSKTDEMSRRGREPVMLLNSSPRDHKIANKTELSSSETDTPVDQRTPLKEVANRTTQSLAETEMHRSELVTDYNAGQERWAFDTNRMRLGKAIMNECLHRGLEETSAGISPAEDKNAKCVEPETMKNRRANFCQNKHSKGKQGRRKEEENVVYDSGLQDYGAVKPNVNHLSSKSHEAKKRTKKQVILEERTDEALKENTDSDKRRAKKRKPTRSVRQKLASADQQPSTNGKTNTSSISDKTKKRKTLFNSRENSLVVSSTKDQVRRGPKHVQSNSTALVTSQGNICAQISFENTKVSKDDNNSDIPPSLSAFLRSFIAPKLKKSF